In Chelmon rostratus isolate fCheRos1 chromosome 4, fCheRos1.pri, whole genome shotgun sequence, a genomic segment contains:
- the LOC121605620 gene encoding 40S ribosomal protein S27-like, with translation MSAKDLMYPSFTKERTRHKKKRLVQSPNSYFMDVKCVGCYRITTVFSHAQTVVPCAGCSVVLCQPQGGKCRLTAGCAFRRKYT, from the exons ATGTCT GCTAAGGATCTGATGTACCCCAGTTTTACAAAGGAGAGGACGAGACACAAGAAGAAGAGGCTGGTGCAGAGTCCAAACTCCTACTTCATGGATGTTAAATGCGTGG GCTGCTACAGAATCACCACAGTCTTCAGTCATGCCCAGACAGTGGTGCCCTGTGCAGGCTGCTCAGTGGTCCTCTGCCAACCGCAAGGGGGCAAATGCAGATTAACTGCAG GCTGTGCCTTCAGAAGAAAATATACCTGA